TCTGGCGGAGCCGCGCGAGATCGTGGTCCTGAATGTGGCGGCGGTCTTCCCGCAGATGAACGACAAGCCCGTCCGCCCCGGCCAGTTCGACCAGCCCCGCCGCGGCAACCGGATCGGGCTCACTGCCACCGCGCGCCTGGCGAAGAGTGGCCACATGATCAATATTGATGCCCAGACGGGGCATGGAGCGGTGCTCCTTACGGACGATGGTGGACGGGACAGGAATTTTCCTGCGCAAACAATCGGGTGCGCCATTATTGCAGAAACAATAAAAGGGAGGCAAGAAACTCCGCCCGGCCGGCAACGGCGCAAAGCGTCAAAACGCTCCCAACCCCCTAATAAAATTGACTGAATTGACCTGCTGCATTAGAATATCAGCTTCCATTCAGGCTACCGCGCAGTCCCGGTTGCAGCCGGCCGGTGCGTCTTGAAATGGCCGACGAATGAAGGGGATAGACAAACGGACATGATCGAAACGTTTTACAGAATCAAGCGGTTTCCGCCCTATGTGTTTGCGCAGGTGCAAGCGCTCAAGCTCGAGGCGCGCCAGCGCGGCGAGGACATCATCGATTTCGGCATGGGCAATCCGGACCAGCCGACGCCGCCGCACATCGTGGAGAAGCTAATCGAGGCGACGCGCAATCCGAAGAACCATCGCTATTCCGCGTCGCGCGGCATCACAAAGCTCCGCCATGCGATCACGGGCTGGTACAAGCGACAGTACGACGTGGATCTGGACCCGGAAACCGAGGCGATCGTCACGATCGGCTCGAAGGAGGGGATCGCGCACTTGTCGCTGGCCATGCTGGGGCCGGGCGACGTCGTGCTTACGCCGACGCCGACCTATCCGATCCACATCTACAGCGTGATCATCGCGGGCGGCGAGGTGCGCGGCGTGGAGCTACGCCAAGACAGCGACTTTTTCGAAGATCTGACGCGGGCCTACCGGCAGACGATGCCGCGGCCGCGTGTGCTGATCATCAATTTCCCCCACAATCCGACGACGGCGGTGGTGGATCTGGAGTTTTTTAAGAAGATCGTAGCCTTCGCGAAGGAGCACAACGTCATCGTCATTCACGATCTGGCGTATGCAGACCTCGTGTTTGATGGGTACCGCGCGCCGAGTTTGTTGCAGGTACCGGAGGCGAAGGACATCGGCGTGGAGTTTTACACGCTCTCCAAGAGCTACAACATGCCGGGCTGGCGGGTGGGCTTCTGCGTAGGCAATCGCGAGGTGATCGGGGCGCTGGCGAAAATCAAGAGCTATCTGGACTATGGCATTTTCCAGCCGGTCCAGATCGCGAGCATCATCGCGCTCAACGGACCGCAGGATTGTGTGAAGGAAACCGTGCACCGCTATCAGCGGCGGCGCGACGTGCTGGTGGACGGGCTGAACCGGGCCGGGTGGGCGGTGGACAAGCCGCGGGCGACGATGTTCGTCTGGGCGCGAATTCCGCCGCCGTTCCGCGGGATGGGCTCACTGGAATTTTCGAAGATGCTGCTCAAGGAAGCCAAGGTCGCCGTCTCACCGGGCATCGGCTTCGGCGAGGGGGGCGATGAATACGTGCGGTTTGGGCTGGTGGAGAACGAGCACCGCACCCGGCAGGCGGTGCGGGGGATCAAGAAGGCGTTGAAGCTTGAGGGGGCGGACGAGTAGAGCGGGCTCTGCCACGGAGCGCGGAGGGCGCAGTTCTCCGTTCGCAGGGGCCAGATCGGATGACTGACAGCGGATGACGGGGTGCTTTTTAAGCGCAGGAGTGGGGCAGTTGTGAAACAAAAGATCGGTGTCGGGCTGATCGGATGGGGAACGGTCGGCACCGGCGTGGCGAAAATTCTGCTGGGCCGCCGCGCGCTGATCACGCGCCGCGTCGGCGTGCCCATCGAGCTCGTCCGCGTGGCGGATCTCGACACCACCCGCGACCGGGGCATCGCACTTCCGCCAGGTGTGCTGATCAACGATGCGAAGGCGCTGATCGACGATCCGGCGGTGGACATCGTCATCGAGCTGATCGGCGGGTACGACGCGGCCAAGAAATTCATTCTGGAGGCGCTGGCCCAGGGCAAACCGGTCGTCACGGCCAACAAGGCGCTGCTGGCCGTACATGGTGAGGAAATTTTCGAGGCGGTGGTCCGCCACAAGACCGAGCTGGGCTTCGAGGCCAGCGTGGGCGGCGGCATCCCCGTGATCCGTGCGCTCATGGAGGGGCTCGCGGCCAATTCGATCCTGTCGCTCTTCGGGATCATCAACGGGACCTCAAACTATATCCTGAGCCGCATGACCTGCGAGGGGCAGAGTTTCCAAGTCGTGCTGGCCGAGGCGCAGGCGGCGGGCTACGCCGAGGCGGATCCAGCCTTCGATGTGGCCGGCATCGATTCGGCGCACAAGCTCGCCATCATGGTGAGCCTCGCCTACGGGACGCCGGTCAACGCGAAGGACATCTACACCGAGGGCATCACCCGCATCACGCCGGTGGACATCGCCTACGCGGAGGAGTTCGGCTACACGATAAAACTGCTGGGCATCGCCAAGGCGCTTGACGGCGAGATCGAAGCGCGTGTGCACCCGACGATGGTGCCGTCCGCCTCGCCGATCGCGCAGGTCGAGGGCGTCTACAACGCGATCCAGCTTGTGGGGGACGCCGTGGGCGATATCGTGCTCTATGGGCAGGGGGCCGGCTCCATGCCGACCGGCAGCGCCGTGGTCAGCGACGTGATCGCGCTCGCCCGCAATCTGCTGCGCGGGGCATCCGGCCGCGTGCCGCCGGCTTCGTTCCAGCAGGACCAGCGCCGGCCGCTGCGTATCCGTCCGATGGAGGAGATCATCGCACGGTACTACCTGCGTTTCATGGTGCTGGACCGGCCGGGCGTGCTCTCGCAGATTGCCGGTGTGCTGGGCCGTCACCACATCAGCATCGCGTCGGTGATCCAGCAGGGCCGCAAGGAAGGACAGACGGTGCCGGTCGTCATCATGACGCATGCCGCCCGCGAGCGCGACGCGCAGGCGTCGCTCCGTGAGATCGACCAGATGGCGTTCATCTCTGAGCCCACGACTTTAATCCGTGTTGAGGGCCACGACGAGTAATCGAGCCCCCATGCGTTGCGGGTCCTTCCATTGCACGATGAGCAGCAGGTGGCCGTCATGATGCGCTGGCGTGGCATCATCGAGGAGTATCGCAAGTTTCTCCCGGTGACGGAGCAGACGCCGGTCATCTCGCTGGGCGAAGGCCATACGCCGCTGGTCCCCACGCCGCGGCTGGCGGCGAAGATTGCACCGGGCGTCGAGCTCTACGTGAAGCTCGAGGGCGCCAACCCGACCGGCTCCTTCAAAGACCGCGGGATGACACTGGCGATCTCGAAGGCTTGCGAGGCCGGCGCGCGCGCGGTCATCTGCGCGTCCACCGGCAACACGTCCGCGGCCGCAGCCGCTTACGGCGCCCGCGCCGGGGTGGCGGTCTACGTGCTGATTCCGGCAGGAAAGATCGCGCTAGGGAAACTGTCGCAGGCGATGATGCACCATGCGACGGTCATCCAGATCGAGGGGAATTTCGACCAGGCACTGGCGATCGTGAAGGAGCTGGCGGCGACGCACAAAATCGAGCTGGTCAATTCGCTCAATCCGTTCCGGATCGAGGGCCAGAAGACGGCGGCCTTCGAGGTTTGCGACCAATTGGGTGCCGCGCCCGCGTTCCACGTGCTGCCGGTCGGCAACGCCGGCAACATCACGGCCTACTGGCGTGGCTACAAGGAATATCACGCGGCCGGCCAGATCAGCCAATTGCCGCGCATGATGGGGTTCCAGGCGGCGGGCGCTGCGCCGATCGTGCTGGGCAAGGTCGTGGAGGATCCGCAGACCGTGGCCACGGCGATTCGCATCGGCAATCCGGCAAGCTGGCAGTTGGCCTTGCAGGCGGTCACGGAGACGTCCGGCAGGATCGACATGGTGACGGACGAGGAAATTTTGTACGCGTACAGTCTCGTCGCGGCGGCGGAAGGGGTGTACTGCGAGCCGGCGTCAGCGGCGTCGATTGCGGGCGTGGTTAGATTGCAGAAACAAGGTGTTTTCAAGAAAGGCGACACGGTCGTCTGCACGCTGACCGGGCATGGTTTAAAGGACGCGGATACGGCCATCGGCGTGAGCAAGCAACCGGTGACGGTCAAGGCAGACCGGGAAGCGGTGGCGAAACTGTTGAGTCTCTGAGGAGGGAGACAGCGGCGGACCCATGAAGTACGTTGTGTTGCACGGAGACGGCCTGATCAGCGGGCCGCGCCAAGAACTGGGCGGAAAGACGGTGCTGCAGGCCGCGTCCACGCCAAACATGGACGCGCTCGCGCAGCAGGGTGAACTGGGCGTCGCCGGCATGCCGGCTGACGGGCAGGCCGTCACCAGCGGCATGGTGCAACTCGCCGTGCTGGGCTACGACCCGCAGAAATGGTATCCGGGCGCGGGCCCGCTCGAAGCGACCAGCCTCGGCGTCACCCTTGGCGAGCACGACGTGGCGTTTCGCTGCAGCATGGTCACGCTGCGCAGCAACGCCGGGGGCAAGGCCCCCTACGACGAGCTCAAGAAGCTGGCGCCGCCAGTGACGGTGGAGGGCGAGACGGACCAGCTCAGCGTCGAGGACGCGCGCGAGCTGCTCGAGGCGGTCAACGAACAGCTTGGCTCCGAGACGATTCAATTTTATCCCGGCACCGGTTCGCGGCACGTGATGGTGTGGGTCAATGGCAAGGTAAAGGCGGCCTGTCTCGATCCGCGCGAGGCGATCGGCAAGCCGGTGGGCGACTGTCTGCCGAGCGGGGCGGGCGCGGACATTCTGCGCAAGCTGATGGATGCCTCGCTCGTCATTCTGCGCGACCATCCGGTGAACGACGAGCGCCGGAAAGACGGGCTCAAGCCGGTCCACTGTCTCTGGCTGTGGGGGCAGGGCCGCGCGTCGCGCTGGCCGAAGTTTTCCGACCAGCACCGCGTCACGGGCGTGATCGTGGCGACCAACGATGTCCGGCGTGGCATCGGTATGTGTGCGGGATTGGAGGCAGTGGACCCGGCAAAGATCGTCGCGGCCGACGGATCGGATTTTTTGAGTCGCGGACAGGCGGCGGTGCGGGAATTGACCAGGAAGGCCTTGGTCTACGTGCATGCCGAACTGCCACCGGCGGTCGTGACCGGTGGGGACGGCCCCGCGGCCGTGAAAATCGTGGAGGAATTCGACAGGCGTGTGGTGGGCACGGTGCTCGACGGGCTGGCGAAAGCCGGGCCCTATCGCGTGTTGCTGGTGTGTGACCGCGGGCGTATGCGGAGCGACGGGCTGCCGCCGGCGATCTATGCCCTCTGCGGCGGGCCGTTGCAGAAGGCCAAGGCGGGCCGGCGGTTCAACGAGGTGGAGGGAGCGGCGGTCACGGACGGGGCACGGGACGCGACCCGGCTGATGAACCGGCTCCTGTCCCAAGGGTAGCCCCGAATACACATGAACGCTTCTACTGCAACCGCTGATCCGCCGCTGCGCCAAGCGGAGTCGCAAGGGGCACTCCGCCCAGTGGGCGGGCGCGGCCCTCGCGCCCGCGACGGACGGCAACGAGTACGCCTCGGTCTCGCGGGCCTCCGTGCGCCCGTCTCGCCAGGCGTCTTCGCGGTGTCGTCTCCCCGCCGCCCTGCGTCCTGTGGACTGACGTCATGGCGCTGCTAGTACATAAATACGGCGGCACATCCGTTGGCAACATTGAGCGCATTCAGCGCGTTGCCGACAAGGTGGCCAAGGCGAAGGCGGACGGGCACCGCCTCGTCGTCGTGCTGTCAGCCATGAGCGGCGAGACGGACCGCCTGCTCAAGCTGGCGCACGAGATGACGTCGGTGCCGGACGAGCGCGAGCTCGACATGCTGCTCTCTACCGGTGAGCGGGTCACAATCGCGCTTCTGGCGATGGCCCTCCGGGGCCGCGGGGTCGACGCGCAGTCGTTCACCGGGCGGCAGGTCGGGATCATCACCGACAGCGCGCACACAAAGGCGCGGATCGCGCGGGTGGCGGCGGACCGCATCAAGGAGGCGCTCAACAAGGGCATTATCCCGGTGGTGGCCGGCTTTCAGGGGATCAACGAGCACTCCGACGTCACGACGCTCGGGCGTGGCGGGTCGGACCTGACGGCGGTGGCGCTGGCGGCTGCGCTCAAGGCGGACCGCTGCATCATTTATACAGACGTAGACGGCGTCTACACGGCCGATCCGAACATAGTGCCGACCGCGCGGCGCCTGGACAAAATCTCCTATGAAGAGATGCTCGAATTGGCGAGCCTGGGCGCGAAAGTGCTGCAGAGCCGCTCGGTGGAATTTGCGGCTAAATTCAACGTACCGGTGGAAGTGCAATCCAGCTTCACGGAAGGGAAGGGGACGCTCGTGGCGAAAGAAGACGCGGACATGGAACGGGTGTCGGTCTCCGGCGTGACCGGCGACCGCAATCAGGCCAAGGTGACGATCGTGGGCGTGCCGGACTCGCCGGGGATCGCGGCGCGAATCTTCGGGCCGATCGCGGCGGCCAACATCATCGTGGACATGATTATTCAGAACGTGGGGCAGGGCTCGTTGACCGACATGTCCTTCACGATCCCGCGCGCGGACCTGCCGAAGGCCACGCCGCTGGTGCAACGCATCGCAAAGGACATCGAGGCCAAATCGGTGGCGGTCAACGAGTCCATCGCCAAGGTGTCGCTCGTCGGCGTAGGCATGCGGACCCATTCAGGCGTGGCGGCAAAGATGTTTGAAGTGCTCTCGAAGGAGGGCATCAACATCATGATGATCAGCACGTCGGAGATCAAAATCTCCTGCGTCATCGACGAGAAGCAGGTGCAGCCGGCGCTGAAGGCGCTGCACAAAGCGTTCGGATTGGACGGGCCGACTCAGAAGAAGTAAGACAGCGGGCGGCGGGGGGGCAAGCCGTGAAAAGTAGAACACAGGCGGCGAAGCGGAGGCGGGCGGGCTCGGGGCACACGGACCTGACCAAGGTCGTCTCCCGCATCAGGGGCCCCGTGCCGTCGCTGGAAATCTACGATACAACGCTGCGCGACGGCGCGCAGGCCGAGGACGTCAGTTTTTCGGTCGAGGACAAGGTGCGCGTCGCGCAGAAACTCGATGAGCTGGGCGTCCAATATATCGAGGGCGGCTGGCCAGGGGCCAATCCGCGCGATATCGAATTTTTCCACATGATCAAGACCGTGCCGATGCAGGCGGCCACGGTCGTGGCCTTCGGCTCCACGCGCAAGGCCAGCAACCCGGCCGCGAAGGACGCCAACCTCCGGGCGCTGCTGGAGGCAGGGACCGGCACGATCACGCTCTTCGGCAAGAGCTGGGATCTCCACGTGACAGACGCGCTGGGCATCTCGCTGGCCAAGAATCTGGAGATCATCGAGGATTCGCTGGCCTACTTGAAGGACAAGGGCCGACGCGTGTTCTACGACGCGGAGCACTTTTTCGACGGCTACAAGGCCGATCCGGACTACGCGCTGAAGACGCTGCAACGCGCGGTCAAGGCCGGCGCCGAGCGGGTGATTCTCTGCGACACGAACGGCGGGACGATGCCATGGGAGATCCGGCACATCTGCAAGGCGGTCACGCGCGAGTTGTCCGTGCCGCTCGGCATCCACGCGCACAATGACACCGAGATGGCGGTCGCCAACTCGCTCGTTGCGCTCGACGCAGGGGCCGTGCAGGTACAGGGGACGATCAACGGCATCGGTGAACGGTGCGGCAATGCCAATCTCTGCTCGATCCTGCCGAATCTTGAACTCAAGATGAAACGGCGGGCCTTACAAGACGACCGGCTCACACATCTGCGCGAGGTGTCCAACTTCGTGACGGAAATCGCCAACCTGATGCCCAACAAGCACCAACCCTACGTCGGCGAGTCCGCTTTCGCGCACAAGGGCGGTGTGCACATCCACGCCGTGCAGAAGAACCCGGCGACCTACGAGCATGTCATTCCCGGAAAGGTCGGCAACCGGCAGCGCATGCTCATTTCCGATCACAGCGGCCGCAGCGGGCTGATGGAAAAAGTCGAGACCTACGGCATCACCCTGTCCAAGGACAATCCGAAGCTTCAGGAACTACTCGGGCGGCTCAAGGCGCTCGAGAACGAGGGCTATCAGTTCGAGGGGGCAGAAGGCTCACTAGAGTTGCTCATGCGCAAGGCGGTGGGCCGCTACACGCCGTCGTTCCAGTTGCTGGGGTTCCGTATCGTGGTGGAGAAACGCGACCCGGACTCGGCGCCGGTCTCGGAGGCCACGGTGACGGTCAAGGTCGGCGACGCGGTGCAGCATACGTCTGCCCAGGGGGCCGGCGGGCCGGTCAATGCGCTGGACCATGCGCTTCGGAAGGCACTGGAGAAATTTTATCCCCAGCTCAAGGAAGTCAAACTGCTCGATTACAAAGTCCGTGTGCTGGCGGCTAGCCAGGGAACGGCGGCCAAGGTGCGCGTGCTGATCGAGTCGGGCGACCACAAGGAGAAATGGGGCACCGTCGGGGTGTCGGAAAACATCATGGAAGCTAGCTGGCAGGCCCTGGCCGATAGCATCGAGTACAAGCTCATCCCAAAGGACCGGTAGAATTTGACCTCGGAAATTTCCTTGACACGATCCCTAACCTCACGTAATTTATCGTGAAAATTTGACCCGAGGCCCGCGCACGATGAAGGCCGTGCGTGTGCGGTGGCTCCCGAGATGACCCCGGAGGAACGGCATGAGAAAAGCCGACATCGCGAACGAAATCTATGAAAAGGTTGGGGTTTCAAAAAAGGAAGCCGCCGATATCGTCGAATTCATTCTCAATTTAATGAAGGGCGTGCTCCAAAAGGGCGAATCGATCAAAATCGCCGGGTTCGGGAACTTTGTGGTGCGCAGCAAGGGGCCCAGAAAGGGGCGCAATCCCCGGACGGGCCAGGAAATCGGCATTACGCCCCGCCGTGTTGTGACATTCCGTCCCAGTCAGGTCTTTAAGAAGTACGTCAACTCCTAAGCCCGCGACATGTGAGGGCTGGTGATGGCGACTGAGCCCAAGTTGGGCACAAAAATCTTCTATAAGATCGGGGAAGTCAGCGAGATTGCGCAGCTGCCACCGTATGTCCTGCGGTTCTGGGAATCCCAGTTCGAGTTTCTCAAGCCGCAGAAAAGCCGGGGCCTCCAGCGGCGCTATCTCCAGCGGGACGTCGAGACCGTGCTGGAGATCAAACGGATGCTGTACGAGGAAGGCTACACGATCGCGGGGCTGCAGCGATTTTGGTCGCGGCGAGGGCGCCATCGCAAACGGAAGATCGGCGCGCGGGATCTCGCGAAGCGGCTGCGGGGGGAACTCCGCGCCATTCTCAAATTACTTGAGTCGTATGAATAAAGGGGTATTGAAATCCCGCGTGCACCTGATGAACGTCTGAGAGGATGATCCCCACAGCCGTTCAGCGAGTTCGCAGCGAGCGGCTTTTTGAACCTCCTATCCGTGGTCGAGTCGGGGCGTAGCGCAGCCTGGTAGCGCACTCGCTTGGGGTGCGAGTGGTCGTGGGTTCAAATCCCGCCGCCCCGACCACACCGTGCCAGCAGTGGTGAATTGGAAGTGACGCGGTCTGAGTTAGAGACCCGGCAGCACAGACGTGAAAACGCATCACTCATAACTTCTGCGGGAAAGCTGCCCCCGGCAGCTTTTCTTTTTTGAGGAGCGCGCGCGTGATCAAAATCCTTGTCACCAATGATGATGGCGCTGCATCGCCGGGCCTGCACGCGCTGGTCAAGGCCATGCGGCCACTCGGGCAGGTGTGGGTAGTGGCGCCGGACCGCGATCGCACGGCCGCCGGCCACGCGCTGACGCTCCACCAGCCGCTGCGCGTGGCCCGCCTCGCGCCGCGCGTCTATGCCGTCAGCGGCACGCCGACCGACTGCGTGAATCTGGCGTTGAAGAAACTCCTGCGGGGGACGCCGGCGCTGGTCGTCTCCGGGATCAACCATGGCGTCAATCTCGGGGATGACGTGACCTATTCGGGCACCGTCTCCGCAGCGCTGGAAGGCACGATCATGGGCATTCCGTCCATCGCCGTGTCGCAGGAGTCGGGCCGAACCTTCCGCTGCGACGCAGCGGCCTTCTACGCTGCGCGTATCGCGAAGGCCGTTCTCACGCATGGATTGCCTGCCGAAACGCTGCTT
Above is a genomic segment from Nitrospira sp. containing:
- a CDS encoding alanine transaminase; protein product: MIETFYRIKRFPPYVFAQVQALKLEARQRGEDIIDFGMGNPDQPTPPHIVEKLIEATRNPKNHRYSASRGITKLRHAITGWYKRQYDVDLDPETEAIVTIGSKEGIAHLSLAMLGPGDVVLTPTPTYPIHIYSVIIAGGEVRGVELRQDSDFFEDLTRAYRQTMPRPRVLIINFPHNPTTAVVDLEFFKKIVAFAKEHNVIVIHDLAYADLVFDGYRAPSLLQVPEAKDIGVEFYTLSKSYNMPGWRVGFCVGNREVIGALAKIKSYLDYGIFQPVQIASIIALNGPQDCVKETVHRYQRRRDVLVDGLNRAGWAVDKPRATMFVWARIPPPFRGMGSLEFSKMLLKEAKVAVSPGIGFGEGGDEYVRFGLVENEHRTRQAVRGIKKALKLEGADE
- a CDS encoding homoserine dehydrogenase, with translation MKQKIGVGLIGWGTVGTGVAKILLGRRALITRRVGVPIELVRVADLDTTRDRGIALPPGVLINDAKALIDDPAVDIVIELIGGYDAAKKFILEALAQGKPVVTANKALLAVHGEEIFEAVVRHKTELGFEASVGGGIPVIRALMEGLAANSILSLFGIINGTSNYILSRMTCEGQSFQVVLAEAQAAGYAEADPAFDVAGIDSAHKLAIMVSLAYGTPVNAKDIYTEGITRITPVDIAYAEEFGYTIKLLGIAKALDGEIEARVHPTMVPSASPIAQVEGVYNAIQLVGDAVGDIVLYGQGAGSMPTGSAVVSDVIALARNLLRGASGRVPPASFQQDQRRPLRIRPMEEIIARYYLRFMVLDRPGVLSQIAGVLGRHHISIASVIQQGRKEGQTVPVVIMTHAARERDAQASLREIDQMAFISEPTTLIRVEGHDE
- a CDS encoding threonine synthase, translating into MMRWRGIIEEYRKFLPVTEQTPVISLGEGHTPLVPTPRLAAKIAPGVELYVKLEGANPTGSFKDRGMTLAISKACEAGARAVICASTGNTSAAAAAYGARAGVAVYVLIPAGKIALGKLSQAMMHHATVIQIEGNFDQALAIVKELAATHKIELVNSLNPFRIEGQKTAAFEVCDQLGAAPAFHVLPVGNAGNITAYWRGYKEYHAAGQISQLPRMMGFQAAGAAPIVLGKVVEDPQTVATAIRIGNPASWQLALQAVTETSGRIDMVTDEEILYAYSLVAAAEGVYCEPASAASIAGVVRLQKQGVFKKGDTVVCTLTGHGLKDADTAIGVSKQPVTVKADREAVAKLLSL
- a CDS encoding phosphoglycerate mutase — encoded protein: MKYVVLHGDGLISGPRQELGGKTVLQAASTPNMDALAQQGELGVAGMPADGQAVTSGMVQLAVLGYDPQKWYPGAGPLEATSLGVTLGEHDVAFRCSMVTLRSNAGGKAPYDELKKLAPPVTVEGETDQLSVEDARELLEAVNEQLGSETIQFYPGTGSRHVMVWVNGKVKAACLDPREAIGKPVGDCLPSGAGADILRKLMDASLVILRDHPVNDERRKDGLKPVHCLWLWGQGRASRWPKFSDQHRVTGVIVATNDVRRGIGMCAGLEAVDPAKIVAADGSDFLSRGQAAVRELTRKALVYVHAELPPAVVTGGDGPAAVKIVEEFDRRVVGTVLDGLAKAGPYRVLLVCDRGRMRSDGLPPAIYALCGGPLQKAKAGRRFNEVEGAAVTDGARDATRLMNRLLSQG
- a CDS encoding aspartate kinase, encoding MALLVHKYGGTSVGNIERIQRVADKVAKAKADGHRLVVVLSAMSGETDRLLKLAHEMTSVPDERELDMLLSTGERVTIALLAMALRGRGVDAQSFTGRQVGIITDSAHTKARIARVAADRIKEALNKGIIPVVAGFQGINEHSDVTTLGRGGSDLTAVALAAALKADRCIIYTDVDGVYTADPNIVPTARRLDKISYEEMLELASLGAKVLQSRSVEFAAKFNVPVEVQSSFTEGKGTLVAKEDADMERVSVSGVTGDRNQAKVTIVGVPDSPGIAARIFGPIAAANIIVDMIIQNVGQGSLTDMSFTIPRADLPKATPLVQRIAKDIEAKSVAVNESIAKVSLVGVGMRTHSGVAAKMFEVLSKEGINIMMISTSEIKISCVIDEKQVQPALKALHKAFGLDGPTQKK
- a CDS encoding citramalate synthase, with protein sequence MPSLEIYDTTLRDGAQAEDVSFSVEDKVRVAQKLDELGVQYIEGGWPGANPRDIEFFHMIKTVPMQAATVVAFGSTRKASNPAAKDANLRALLEAGTGTITLFGKSWDLHVTDALGISLAKNLEIIEDSLAYLKDKGRRVFYDAEHFFDGYKADPDYALKTLQRAVKAGAERVILCDTNGGTMPWEIRHICKAVTRELSVPLGIHAHNDTEMAVANSLVALDAGAVQVQGTINGIGERCGNANLCSILPNLELKMKRRALQDDRLTHLREVSNFVTEIANLMPNKHQPYVGESAFAHKGGVHIHAVQKNPATYEHVIPGKVGNRQRMLISDHSGRSGLMEKVETYGITLSKDNPKLQELLGRLKALENEGYQFEGAEGSLELLMRKAVGRYTPSFQLLGFRIVVEKRDPDSAPVSEATVTVKVGDAVQHTSAQGAGGPVNALDHALRKALEKFYPQLKEVKLLDYKVRVLAASQGTAAKVRVLIESGDHKEKWGTVGVSENIMEASWQALADSIEYKLIPKDR
- a CDS encoding integration host factor subunit alpha is translated as MRKADIANEIYEKVGVSKKEAADIVEFILNLMKGVLQKGESIKIAGFGNFVVRSKGPRKGRNPRTGQEIGITPRRVVTFRPSQVFKKYVNS
- a CDS encoding MerR family transcriptional regulator, producing the protein MATEPKLGTKIFYKIGEVSEIAQLPPYVLRFWESQFEFLKPQKSRGLQRRYLQRDVETVLEIKRMLYEEGYTIAGLQRFWSRRGRHRKRKIGARDLAKRLRGELRAILKLLESYE
- the surE gene encoding 5'/3'-nucleotidase SurE — protein: MKILVTNDDGAASPGLHALVKAMRPLGQVWVVAPDRDRTAAGHALTLHQPLRVARLAPRVYAVSGTPTDCVNLALKKLLRGTPALVVSGINHGVNLGDDVTYSGTVSAALEGTIMGIPSIAVSQESGRTFRCDAAAFYAARIAKAVLTHGLPAETLLNVNVPDRPRTRIAGVRVATLSRRRFDEPIIEKTDPHGRTYYWIAGTRISWSRRKDADHELLRRGFVTLTPIHLDVTHHEALEKLRAWESFLTPRRG